One Candidatus Nanopelagicales bacterium genomic window carries:
- a CDS encoding NAD(+)/NADH kinase, producing the protein MSSRRGLALLTLLLLAVGCGWVLVVMFHSFPHGLISILLIALALAACWEAIRRRAVSRALLLVIGAGLLVGALVDIIVGNLVLDVLFLALLTTGAVLLAKRVFHLRIRLPAAPAPSRAVVFWNPHSGGGKAAAADLADEARSRGIEPVELQQGDDLEHLVRDAIERGADALAAAGGDGTQAIVAGVAAEHDLPFACIPAG; encoded by the coding sequence ATGAGTAGCCGCCGCGGCCTTGCACTGCTGACCTTGCTGTTGCTTGCGGTCGGCTGCGGATGGGTGCTGGTGGTGATGTTCCACTCGTTCCCACACGGGCTTATCTCGATTCTGCTCATCGCGCTGGCGTTGGCGGCCTGCTGGGAGGCGATCCGGCGGCGCGCAGTGAGCCGGGCGCTGTTACTGGTGATTGGCGCTGGGCTGCTGGTCGGGGCCCTTGTCGACATCATCGTCGGGAACCTCGTGCTGGACGTGCTCTTCCTCGCCCTGTTGACCACCGGCGCCGTGCTACTGGCCAAGCGGGTGTTCCATCTGCGGATCAGACTGCCTGCGGCCCCGGCGCCATCTCGTGCTGTCGTGTTTTGGAATCCACACTCCGGTGGCGGGAAAGCCGCAGCTGCCGACCTAGCCGACGAGGCACGCTCGCGCGGGATCGAACCCGTGGAGCTCCAGCAGGGTGACGACCTGGAACACCTTGTTCGCGATGCCATCGAGCGGGGAGCGGACGCCCTGGCCGCAGCCGGGGGAGACGGCACGCAGGCGATCGTTGCTGGCGTTGCCGCCGAACATGACCTTCCGTTCGCGTGCATTCCCGCTGG